A genomic segment from Desulfonatronum lacustre DSM 10312 encodes:
- a CDS encoding GTPase domain-containing protein yields MTAPQLFSRRIVARIQELIQEVRSFDRLSAAQTMALRLERAVTVLDGEAAGSGGFEGYLDRPVCIVLLGGTGVGKSELFNALLDKPGLSPTSATIRPKTTHAHVAAAPADKQHLTFLDEADVVTIDHRLSGTVLIDAPDVDSTESVHLERTRRLVERADIVVYVGSPDKRANFRVQDEVRRWAARKRWFFVLNKLDQIPEQDREAVCADFLGRVRELGFDLDLDGFFAVSAVAAQNGANGLNERLERLRAALFAHRAREQVRALRVEDAFNQIRHALSGSARGDLETLHQTLLTHERELDQRVRSVFLRAVSTPQSRDMLRRIIREQAWRAAPGRVGGFLALPVWMRGRLAFSGLAYHLARMSAGGPSLTRMLRAGWHAAKAAWQGILPMRTILQGFSAEEERRLTEVVQDARRTLQDLGLDRLDGAKPSVPEPPASSPEAEQALWTARLLHQSLNVLRSQGVLPRTSEHLEQDQRTREIFQERLEQAVLASADQLAVQRLGLAHTLAGNLLPVLVFGHAALRLVLGWLAGEWLPFDFYLTAVAVFLISLFPGYLLVSVALTRSGDLPPPEQLVQALDAPAETESLRRVREGIEDLLNQVRDLEDALRVNLEVLQQELDPSRFGAVVHEAKND; encoded by the coding sequence ATGACCGCGCCACAATTATTTTCCCGGCGGATCGTCGCCAGGATTCAGGAGCTGATCCAGGAAGTCCGGTCATTCGACCGCCTTTCCGCGGCCCAGACCATGGCCCTGCGCCTGGAGCGGGCCGTGACCGTCCTGGATGGCGAAGCAGCCGGTTCTGGTGGTTTCGAAGGATATCTGGACCGTCCGGTGTGCATCGTGCTGCTGGGGGGGACCGGGGTGGGTAAGTCCGAACTGTTCAACGCCCTGCTGGACAAGCCCGGTCTCAGCCCGACCTCGGCCACGATTCGCCCCAAGACCACTCACGCCCATGTCGCGGCGGCCCCGGCGGACAAACAGCATCTCACCTTTCTGGACGAAGCGGATGTGGTGACCATTGATCACCGCTTGTCCGGAACGGTTCTTATCGACGCTCCGGACGTGGACAGCACGGAGTCCGTGCATCTGGAGCGCACCCGTCGGTTGGTGGAACGGGCGGACATCGTGGTCTACGTCGGCAGCCCGGACAAGCGGGCCAATTTCAGGGTCCAGGACGAGGTCCGGCGCTGGGCGGCCCGCAAGCGCTGGTTTTTCGTGCTGAATAAGCTGGACCAGATTCCGGAGCAGGACCGGGAGGCCGTGTGCGCGGATTTTCTGGGCCGGGTGCGGGAACTGGGCTTTGACCTGGACCTGGACGGTTTTTTCGCGGTCAGTGCGGTGGCGGCGCAAAACGGTGCAAATGGGTTGAACGAGCGTCTGGAACGGCTGCGCGCGGCCCTGTTCGCCCACCGGGCCAGGGAGCAGGTCCGGGCTCTGCGCGTGGAGGACGCATTCAACCAGATCCGGCACGCCCTTTCCGGATCAGCGCGCGGAGACCTGGAGACGTTGCATCAAACCCTGTTGACCCATGAGCGGGAATTGGACCAGCGGGTGCGCTCGGTCTTTTTGCGAGCCGTATCCACGCCCCAAAGCCGGGACATGCTGCGCCGGATCATTCGGGAACAGGCCTGGCGGGCCGCTCCGGGCCGCGTGGGCGGCTTCCTGGCCCTGCCGGTGTGGATGCGCGGGCGGCTGGCCTTTTCCGGCCTGGCCTATCACCTGGCCAGGATGTCCGCGGGCGGGCCGTCCCTGACCAGGATGCTCCGGGCCGGGTGGCACGCGGCCAAGGCCGCCTGGCAGGGGATTTTACCCATGCGGACCATCCTGCAAGGGTTTTCCGCTGAAGAGGAACGCCGATTGACCGAGGTCGTCCAGGATGCGCGCAGAACCTTGCAGGACCTCGGACTGGACCGGCTGGACGGCGCGAAACCATCAGTTCCTGAACCACCGGCTTCGTCGCCTGAAGCGGAGCAGGCCCTTTGGACGGCCCGACTGCTGCATCAAAGCCTGAACGTGCTGCGCTCCCAAGGCGTGTTGCCCCGGACGTCGGAACACTTGGAGCAGGACCAGCGCACCCGGGAAATTTTCCAAGAGCGCTTGGAACAAGCCGTGCTTGCCAGTGCCGACCAACTGGCCGTCCAGCGCCTGGGCCTCGCACACACCCTGGCGGGCAATCTCCTGCCGGTGCTGGTCTTCGGCCATGCCGCCCTGCGCCTGGTTCTCGGTTGGCTGGCCGGGGAATGGCTGCCCTTTGATTTTTATCTGACCGCCGTGGCGGTGTTCCTGATCAGCCTTTTTCCGGGATACCTGCTCGTTTCCGTCGCCTTGACCCGCTCCGGCGACCTCCCCCCGCCGGAGCAACTGGTCCAGGCCCTGGACGCCCCGGCGGAAACCGAATCCCTGCGCCGGGTGCGCGAAGGAATCGAAGACCTGTTGAACCAAGTCCGGGATCTGGAGGACGCCCTGCGGGTGAATCTGGAAGTGCTGCAACAGGAATTGGATCCGTCGCGCTTCGGAGCCGTGGTTCATGAAGCCAAAAACGATTAG